The region CTACTGACGGGCTTTCTGGCGACTGTGGTGCAGCTTTACGCCTTCGGCTCGGGCTGGGACCGCAAGGGCTGGCATTTCCATGCGCTCTGGATGTTCCAGCTGATGGGCCTGAATGGCGCCTTCCTGACCGGTGACGCCTTCAACCTGTTCGTGTTCTTCGAGGTACTGCTGATCGCCAGCTATGGGTTGATGATCCACGGCGGCGGCCCGATGCGGCTGCGCGCGGGCGTGCAGTATATCAGCTACAACCTCGCCGGTTCGACGCTGTTCCTCGCGGCGCTGGGGGCGATCTATGCCTCGACCGGCACGCTGAACATGGCCGATCTGGCGCAGCGCGTGGCGGCCCTGCCGCCCGATGATACCGGCCTGCTGCGGGTCGGCGCGGTGCTTCTGCTGATCGTCTTCGGCGTCAAGGCGGCGCTGGTGCCGCTGCATTTCTGGCTGCCCTCGACCTATGCCAATGCGCCGGGTCCGTCCTCCGCCCTCTTCGCGGTCATGTCCAAGGTCGGCATCTATGCGATCATCCGCTTCTTCACGCTGATCTTCCCGAATGACTCGGTGGTCGAGCATCTGGCGACGAACCTCTTGCTGCCGGCGGCGCTCGCCACACTGCTCCTCGGGCAACTCGGCGTCTATGGCACGCGCAGCCTGACCCGGCTGGCGGCCTACGCGGCCATCGGCTCGATCGGCACGTTGACCATCGCCATCGCCCGTTTCGACGAGACCGGGCTGACGGCGGGGATGTATTACCTGATCCATTCGACGCTGGCAGCCGGCGCGCTGTTCCTTGTCGTCGACATGATCGCGGCACGGCGCGGCGGTGATGTCTGGATCCGGCTGCGCCCGACCTTCCCGAATACCGGGCTTCTGTCGGTGCTGTTCTTCGCCACTGCCATCGCCGTCGTGGGTCTGCCGCCGCTCTCGGGCTTCATCGGCAAGCTGTTGGTGATGCAGGCCACCGCCGACGATGCCTGGATGCCGTGGATCTGGGCGATCATCCTGATCACCTCCTTGATCGCGCTGGTGGCCTTTGGCCGCGCCGGCTCGACCCTCTTCTGGAAATCGCACGAGCTCGACCCCGAGCCTGACAATGACACCGA is a window of Paracoccus zhejiangensis DNA encoding:
- a CDS encoding monovalent cation/H+ antiporter subunit D — protein: MNHWIIAPVLLPALFGALIILWMRHDLLLQRTFGIIGSLFLLGTAIYLNVLAAGGEVQVYRLGNWAAPFGIVLMLDRLSAMMLLLTGFLATVVQLYAFGSGWDRKGWHFHALWMFQLMGLNGAFLTGDAFNLFVFFEVLLIASYGLMIHGGGPMRLRAGVQYISYNLAGSTLFLAALGAIYASTGTLNMADLAQRVAALPPDDTGLLRVGAVLLLIVFGVKAALVPLHFWLPSTYANAPGPSSALFAVMSKVGIYAIIRFFTLIFPNDSVVEHLATNLLLPAALATLLLGQLGVYGTRSLTRLAAYAAIGSIGTLTIAIARFDETGLTAGMYYLIHSTLAAGALFLVVDMIAARRGGDVWIRLRPTFPNTGLLSVLFFATAIAVVGLPPLSGFIGKLLVMQATADDAWMPWIWAIILITSLIALVAFGRAGSTLFWKSHELDPEPDNDTDEGPRPKPGPILHKLETDEHIQDVDDSASPALAFTSVGLLLAGLVALTIFAGPVTDYLARTAAQLHDIDSYIQPVLHQQEDTK